The DNA window AAAGCACGGAGACGCAAGTTAAAAAGACTAAAATTTCATTTTTGTTACAAATATCGTTTAGCCTTTTAGTCTTATTTCAATTATTTTTGTCGACAAATACTTGCAAAAACATCGTAACTCTAATTATCTAGCAATGGACATTTCGAAAAGGATTAATTTATGGAAGTTAAAAATGACATACCTTGTGAGAGCCTTAGTTACAGTAGCGGCCGAACAGACACACCACTTAACTATCAAACAATTGGTGATTACCTTGAATCTATTGTCGACACTTCCCCTGAATCTGATGCAATTATTGTAAGCCATCAAAATGTCCGATTAAGCTATCGCGACTATCTAAAGAAAATAAATCAAGTGGCAGCAAGTTTAGTTTCATTGGGCGTAAAACCAGGTGACCGTGTTGGAATTTGGTCACCGAACAACATTGAGTGGTCGCTCATTCAGTTCGCGACTGCAAAAATTGGCGCAATCATGGTTTGCATAAATCCCGCCTATCGCCCAGATGAACTAGAATTTGCAATAAACAACGTATCATGCAGCGTATTAGTCATGGCGAATCGATTCAAAAACAGCAATTATGTTGAAATGTTAGAATCGCTGGCACCTGAAATCCGACAACTTGGCATTGATCAACTGAACGCTGAAAAACTTCCATCCCTTAAACATATCATCACCATCGAACAGACGCCGTTGGACTGTATGATGAGTTTTGACGAGTTTCTAACGCGTGCAAGTGACCTTGACCATTTAAAGGCGCGTGAATTTGCCAGCACATTAACCTGCTTAGACCCCATCAATATTCAATTTACCTCTGGTACTACGGGACGCCCTAAAGGAGCAACACTCAGTCATTTCAATATTCTAAACAATGCGCGTTTAGTGGCAGATGCAATGAACCTCTCTTCGTCAGATAGACTTTGCATTCCTGTTCCACTGTATCATTGCTTCGGAATGGTTTTGGGAAATTTAGTTTGCATGAGTGTTGGTGCGTGTGCCGTTTTTCCTAATGATTCATTTGACCCAGAAATTACACTTCGGGTCGTTGAATCAGAACAATGTACCGGACTTCATGGCGTACCCACTATGTTCATTGCAGAACTCGAGCTCCCAAATTTTCATTCGTTTGATTTGAGCACATTGAGGACCGGTATTATGGCCGGTGCTACATGCCCTGAAAAAGTGATGCGACTCGTCCAAGAAAAAATGCACATGAAAGAAGTGCTGATTGGCTATGGGCAAACCGAGTGCAGCCCTATCAACCATATTACCAGTATTGATTCTCCTCTTGAAAAAAGGGTGAACACCGTTGGAAAAACGATGCCACACACACAGGTAAAAATCGTTGATGAATCCGGAAATTTGGTATCACGAGGTAATCCTGGAGAACTACTCGCCAAAGGTTATTGCGTAATGGCTGAATATTGGGAAGACCCTGACAAAACGGCTGCAACTATTGACGCGCAGGGTTGGCTACATTCTGGTGATCTTGCTGTAATGGACACCGAAGGATACGTTCAAATCGTCGGCCGTATTAAAGATTTAATCATTCGTGGCGGGGAAAATATCTACCCACGAGAAATAGAAGAAACACTTTATCACCTTGAACAGATCCAGGATGCTGCCGTGTTCGCCGTAAAAGATGAACGCTATGGAGAAGCAGTATGTGCATGGCTGCAACTAAAACCTGGGCATTACATTTCAGAAGAAGAGGTAATAACTTATTTAAAAGACAAGTTAGCCTACTTCAAAGTCCCTAAATTCATTCGTTTTGTTGATGAATATCCTATGACTGTCACCGGAAAACTCCAGAAGTTTAAAATGCGCCATATAATGGAAGATGAACTGTCTTCAGAATCGACCTAACAACGCTGTATTTAAGTGAAGATTAACTTAAATAAAAAGGCGCAGTCTCATAAAAGACGGCGCCTTTGCTTTGCTTAACATTAATTTTTTACTTACTGATATCTGAATACGGGTTTTCTACTCGAAGCGATACGGGTTTATCAAACCCAGGTAAAGTGAGCGTATCTGCAGTAATAACGAGTCCAGCTTCGTCAATCATGCCATCGCCAAAACGATAAATTAGTTCATATTTGCCATTGTTCGCATCCGCGCGATATTGTTCCTGTGCTTTTAATGTTTGCTCTTTGGCAACATCGTATTGTTGCAGCTTTTCGACACTGTAGCGCTTTGCTAGCATGTTTTTCGTTAACGCTGGCGAAAACACGGTCGCTGTCGCATTATTACCACCAAAGCCCTTAGAGTTTATAAAAGCAATGTCTTGAGGTTCGCATTCATAATGGTTTGTACGAATATCTAAATGCTCAGCATGGACGTCATCAGCTACTTTATCGATGGTGGTAATACCCGGCATAATGTTGTGCGCAAATACGCCTAAAGCCATAGCTAATTGGTCGCCGCTCGCAGGTGCGATGGTATGTCCTACATACGCTTTCGGTGCCGCGACTTTCCAACCTTCAATGGCGAATGATTCGGCAATTTTATGATAAATAGCAGATTCAGTGACACGGTTTTGTGGCGTACTTGAACCGTGTGCAAGAATAAAACTGCGTTTTTGTACGCGTTCAACGCCTGCAATTTGAGACGCTAGGGCAACCGATTTTGCCATGGTGATATAGTTGCCAGGCCCCGGAGCGGTAATCGACTTCTTTATTCCGTCCGCATTGACATATACATCTGCAACCGAACCCAAAATATCAGCACCGAGTTCAAGCGCCAACGCATCATCCATTAATATTGCAACTTGCGCGCCTTCACCTATTGTGAAACCGCAGTTTTCACCAAATGGACGACTCGTTCTTCGATAATCAACTTGGTCTGTATTGTCGAGCTTGCGTAAACCTTCTTCATTCGCTAGAGCTGACATGTTGCCAAACCCTTCCACGATTTCTGGTGTAACGGCACATTCAACACTCGCAACAACGGCAACTCGCGTACGACCAGCTTGAATATCATTTACTGCTGCGCGCAAGTTATATAAAAAGGTTGCGCATGCCCCTGACGTAGTAAATGTTGTACCAACGTTGCCTGTTACGTAAGCATTAATAAAGTCCGTGCTCATGGTGTTTAAACCCAACGCTAGCTGTTTAGTGCTAACGCGGTCACCTAGAAGTCGGCTTTTTAACAAACCGCCAAACCCTTCTTCATTCACTTGACCTGCAACAGACGCTGAATACGTGCCTATTTTATCTGGCTCCACGCTATTCATCACAGTGGTCCAGTCTAAACCTGTAGAACGAATTGCATCCGTTGCCGCAAAAATAGTCGCTTGC is part of the Pseudoalteromonas xiamenensis genome and encodes:
- a CDS encoding AMP-binding protein is translated as MEVKNDIPCESLSYSSGRTDTPLNYQTIGDYLESIVDTSPESDAIIVSHQNVRLSYRDYLKKINQVAASLVSLGVKPGDRVGIWSPNNIEWSLIQFATAKIGAIMVCINPAYRPDELEFAINNVSCSVLVMANRFKNSNYVEMLESLAPEIRQLGIDQLNAEKLPSLKHIITIEQTPLDCMMSFDEFLTRASDLDHLKAREFASTLTCLDPINIQFTSGTTGRPKGATLSHFNILNNARLVADAMNLSSSDRLCIPVPLYHCFGMVLGNLVCMSVGACAVFPNDSFDPEITLRVVESEQCTGLHGVPTMFIAELELPNFHSFDLSTLRTGIMAGATCPEKVMRLVQEKMHMKEVLIGYGQTECSPINHITSIDSPLEKRVNTVGKTMPHTQVKIVDESGNLVSRGNPGELLAKGYCVMAEYWEDPDKTAATIDAQGWLHSGDLAVMDTEGYVQIVGRIKDLIIRGGENIYPREIEETLYHLEQIQDAAVFAVKDERYGEAVCAWLQLKPGHYISEEEVITYLKDKLAYFKVPKFIRFVDEYPMTVTGKLQKFKMRHIMEDELSSEST
- a CDS encoding beta-ketoacyl synthase; the protein is MTALPVIVGMGGINAAGRTSFHQGFRRIVLNTLDEQEKKETFLGLATLMNLVRIENGEYVQASGEPIGVDEIEKKLGQQILDGTLIRKIEKNHFDVDATHGHQRMTLTSDESTPICFTVKQRDLPNPIPNNWTVEEIEGKEVKVTIQGLVEVKHDTYRDNPIKAAGQLPTGFEPANLYNSRYQPRGLQATIFAATDAIRSTGLDWTTVMNSVEPDKIGTYSASVAGQVNEEGFGGLLKSRLLGDRVSTKQLALGLNTMSTDFINAYVTGNVGTTFTTSGACATFLYNLRAAVNDIQAGRTRVAVVASVECAVTPEIVEGFGNMSALANEEGLRKLDNTDQVDYRRTSRPFGENCGFTIGEGAQVAILMDDALALELGADILGSVADVYVNADGIKKSITAPGPGNYITMAKSVALASQIAGVERVQKRSFILAHGSSTPQNRVTESAIYHKIAESFAIEGWKVAAPKAYVGHTIAPASGDQLAMALGVFAHNIMPGITTIDKVADDVHAEHLDIRTNHYECEPQDIAFINSKGFGGNNATATVFSPALTKNMLAKRYSVEKLQQYDVAKEQTLKAQEQYRADANNGKYELIYRFGDGMIDEAGLVITADTLTLPGFDKPVSLRVENPYSDISK